Proteins encoded together in one Ammospiza nelsoni isolate bAmmNel1 chromosome Z, bAmmNel1.pri, whole genome shotgun sequence window:
- the TRIM14 gene encoding tripartite motif-containing protein 14, with the protein MAQGEPRLCAAHAGRPLELFCEDCGCCVCALCPALGAHRGHRACLLPQAVRRTQELMALCLKNLEERKEEEDGNRRSIEQAVNDVKAHADMIKRQLSEKITELQLLLREEESLAKIFIDEKTQQALGTHDQHLRSCEEQLEALETFTHQIRQIQQDSDPINLLEKYTEIEKEIKESRHPLEKWHPIPLSFEHLLNHYKQFIRALQSILQKPLDARLKEDIFSSLNPTAKKEPGTVLKTMTPVDRLLFLKHARSPTWEHDSIHPRLKLSEDRLEVSCSWRRILYPCSPKRFDKLWQVLSRDAFLSGSHYWEVDLRCAGEGWWIGAAYPTIGRKGDSEACRLGWNRASWCLKKFDFEYWAFHKGERIPILVEDDPDCIGIFLDYEAGILSFYNVSDGMAHLHTFCCKFTEPVYPALRLWEGSIRTCKLT; encoded by the exons ATGGCGCAGGGGGAGCCGCGGCTGTGCGCGGCCCATGCCGGCCGGCCGCTGGAGCTGTTCTGCGAGGACTGCGGGTGCTGCGTGTGCGCGCTGTGCCCGGCGCTGGGCGCGCACCGCGGGCACCGCGCCTGCCTCCTGCCGCAGGCCGTCCGCCGCACGCAG GAACTCATGGCATTGTGCTTGAAGAATctagaagagagaaaagaggaagaagatggCAACAGAAGGAGcatagagcaggctgtaaaTGATGTGAAG GCACATGCTGATATGATTAAACGACAGCTGTCAGAAAAAATAACTGAGCTTCAGTTACTTCTTCGGGAGGAAGAGAGTCTGGCAAAAATCTTCATTGATGAAAAGACTCAGCAAGCTCTGGGAACACATGATCAGCATTTGAGGTCCTGTGAAGAACAGCTGGAAGCCCTCGAGACCTTCACACATCAAATCAGACAAATACAACAGGACAGTGATCCTATTAATTTGCTGGAG AAGTACACAGAAATTGAGAAGGAAATTAAGGAATCCAGACACCCATTAGAAAAGTGGCATCCAATACCGCTCTCGTTTGAACACTTACTTAACCATTATAAACAGTTCATCAGAGCTCTGCAGTCCATTCTACAGAAACCATTGGATGCCCGGCTTAAAGAAG ATATTTTCAGTAGCCTTAATCCCACTGCAAAGAAGGAGCCTGGGACAGTGCTGAAAACCATGACTCCTGTTGATCGGTTGCTTTTCTTAAAGC ATGCAAGATCACCAACCTGGGAACATGACAGCATTCACCCAAGACTGAAATTGTCAGAAGACCGTCTTGAAGTAAGCTGTAGCTGGAGGAGAATACTCTACCCCTGTAGTCCCAAGAGATTTGATAAATTATGGCAAGTGCTAAGCAGAGACGCATTCCTTTCTGGGAGCCATTACTGGGAAGTTGACCTGCGTTGTGCTGGAGAGGGATGGTGGATTGGCGCAGCCTACCCGACCATTGGCAGGAAAGGAGACTCTGAAGCCTGTCGACTGGGCTGGAATAGAGCATCTTGGTGCCTTAAGAAATTTGATTTTGAATACTGGGCATTTCACAAGGGAGAGAGAATCCCCATCCTGGTAGAAGATGATCCTGATTGCATTGGCATTTTTCTAGATTATGAAGCAGGAATCCTTTCATTCTACAACGTTAGCGATGGCATGGCTCATTTGCACACCTTCTGCTGCAAGTTCACAGAACCAGTTTATCCAGCCCTGAGACTCTGGGAAGGGTCCATTAGAACATGCAAACTAACATAA